The Arachidicoccus terrestris genome includes the window CCTTCCATTTTAGGATCAGCTTTCATGGTATCAATGATCACAGCTCTTTCCCGGTCAATTGTTTCCTGAGAAATGCTGTCAGAATCGATGGCCAGTGGGTTCAAAGCTGCAATTTGCATAGCGATATCTTTACCTGCTTCACCTGCTTCTTTATTGAAACCTACCAAAACACCGATGCGGTTGGCTCCATGAATATATGAAGCCACATAAGGGGCTTCTACAACTTCAAAGCTGGCAATACCGATTTTTTCACCGATAGCCGCTAATTTATCATTGATCAGATCAGCCACTTTTGCACTTCCAACAGTTGCATTGTTCAATGCATCAATCGAGTCAACATTATTTTCAACTGCGGCATTAGCAATAGATTCCGCGAAAGCCACGAAATCCGCATTTTTTGAAACAAAATCAGTTTCGCAAGAGATGTTAACGATATACCCTTTAGAGTTGTCACTATTTGTCTTTGCAATAACAACACCTTCTTTTGCTTCTCTGTCACTACGTTTTGCTGCAACTTTCTGGCCTTGTTTGCGTAACCAGTCAATTGCGGCTTCAAAATCACCGTTGGTTTCTGTCAATGCCTTACGACAATCCATCATACCAGCCCCGGTGGCCTGGCGTAATTTATTAATATCCTGCGCTGTAATAG containing:
- the tsf gene encoding translation elongation factor Ts encodes the protein MEELTMAAITAQDINKLRQATGAGMMDCRKALTETNGDFEAAIDWLRKQGQKVAAKRSDREAKEGVVIAKTNSDNSKGYIVNISCETDFVSKNADFVAFAESIANAAVENNVDSIDALNNATVGSAKVADLINDKLAAIGEKIGIASFEVVEAPYVASYIHGANRIGVLVGFNKEAGEAGKDIAMQIAALNPLAIDSDSISQETIDRERAVIIDTMKADPKMEGKPDEMIGKIAEGKLNAFFKENTLLAQPFVKDGSKTVAAYLGNDLKVQSFKRVALG